A DNA window from Staphylococcus warneri contains the following coding sequences:
- a CDS encoding YfcE family phosphodiesterase: protein MSKWIIVSDNHNETGILYQVYDQHQDADVFLHLGDSEFQYDDTELSLYHRVKGNCDFYPEFPEEQSITHHDVRAFYTHGHLYQVNQTRMKLAEKAKTIGAQLAFYGHTHVAKYENLANVHVINPGSISQSRSTVEETYAELIIDDTTLQCTLNFRNRENKAIDTIEFKLENS, encoded by the coding sequence ATGAGTAAATGGATTATAGTTAGTGATAATCATAATGAAACAGGTATTCTGTACCAAGTGTATGATCAACATCAAGACGCAGATGTATTCCTTCATCTTGGAGATTCTGAATTTCAATATGATGACACAGAATTGAGCTTATATCATCGAGTTAAAGGAAATTGTGATTTTTATCCAGAATTTCCAGAGGAGCAATCTATTACACATCATGATGTTCGTGCATTTTATACACATGGACATTTGTATCAGGTCAATCAGACAAGAATGAAATTGGCTGAAAAAGCTAAGACTATTGGTGCGCAATTAGCATTTTACGGACATACACATGTTGCTAAATATGAAAATCTTGCCAACGTGCACGTGATTAACCCAGGCAGTATTTCACAATCAAGAAGTACTGTTGAAGAAACTTATGCAGAACTTATCATTGATGATACGACATTACAATGTACTTTGAATTTTAGAAATCGTGAAAATAAAGCGATAGATACAATCGAATTCAAACTAGAAAACAGTTAG
- a CDS encoding tyrosine-type recombinase/integrase has protein sequence MQTRCYDGKKWQYEFKYEGKRYRQKGFRTKREANSAGLDKLNELKQGIDYEPNLTLYDYFKTWCETFKKSTVTPKTYKSYAAAIEHINNHPIGKKKLKDLSRYHYQDFINEFSKNHSKESIRKLNGYIRTSLDDAVYEGLIAKNPTFKVNYRANNPNKSEDSKYINLKDYEVLKQHLMTKDNASSLVLFVMICTGCRISGALNLKREYINQIKSEIYIDEHKTDSSPRYVSISQKDMNYIIKSIDQLPRTIDGTIFGELTNNAVNKRLKKYCNNLGIKEITSHALRHTHCSYLLAKGISIYYISKRLGHKNISVTTEFYSHLLEETYKEEDAKATQIISAM, from the coding sequence ATGCAAACACGATGTTATGACGGTAAAAAATGGCAATACGAATTTAAGTATGAAGGCAAACGGTATAGACAAAAAGGTTTTCGAACAAAAAGAGAAGCTAATTCTGCTGGATTAGATAAGTTAAATGAGTTAAAGCAAGGCATTGATTATGAACCTAATTTAACCCTGTATGACTATTTTAAAACGTGGTGTGAAACGTTTAAGAAATCGACTGTAACACCCAAAACATATAAATCTTACGCTGCTGCTATAGAACATATCAATAACCACCCTATTGGCAAGAAAAAGCTGAAAGATTTATCCAGGTATCACTATCAAGATTTTATTAATGAATTTTCAAAAAATCATTCTAAGGAGTCTATAAGAAAATTAAATGGCTATATAAGAACATCATTAGACGATGCAGTATACGAAGGGCTTATTGCAAAGAACCCTACCTTTAAGGTTAATTATAGGGCTAATAACCCTAATAAAAGTGAAGATAGTAAGTATATCAATCTAAAAGATTATGAAGTGTTAAAACAGCATTTGATGACTAAAGACAACGCATCATCACTCGTACTATTCGTCATGATTTGTACTGGTTGTCGTATAAGTGGCGCGTTAAATCTAAAGCGTGAATATATCAATCAAATTAAAAGCGAAATATATATTGATGAACATAAAACTGATTCATCTCCACGTTATGTGTCTATTAGTCAAAAGGATATGAATTATATCATTAAATCTATTGATCAATTACCTAGAACAATTGACGGTACTATCTTTGGTGAACTAACAAACAATGCAGTTAACAAACGTTTAAAAAAATATTGTAACAATCTAGGTATCAAAGAAATCACTTCACATGCTTTACGTCATACTCACTGTTCATATTTACTAGCCAAAGGCATTTCTATATATTACATTTCGAAAAGACTAGGACACAAAAATATATCAGTTACTACTGAATTTTATTCACATTTACTTGAAGAAACATACAAAGAAGAAGATGCAAAAGCAACACAAATAATAAGTGCAATGTGA
- a CDS encoding XTP/dITP diphosphatase, translating to MEDIVIASNNKGKINDFKAIFPNHNVIGISELIKDFDVEETGTTFEENAKLKSVAAAKALNKQVIADDSGLEVQALNGEPGVYSARYAGLDKNDQDNINKLLKNMENISDRNAQFVCVISMSAPNGETTQFKGTVKGEITTEPIGDHGFGYDPIFYVPSLNKTMAQLSDAEKAKISHRGHAIEQLQQFLAGEKNE from the coding sequence ATGGAAGATATCGTAATAGCATCTAATAATAAAGGTAAGATTAATGATTTTAAAGCTATATTTCCTAACCATAATGTCATAGGTATTAGTGAATTAATTAAAGATTTTGATGTAGAAGAGACAGGAACAACTTTTGAAGAAAATGCTAAATTAAAATCTGTTGCAGCAGCTAAAGCTTTAAATAAACAAGTCATTGCTGATGATAGTGGTTTAGAAGTCCAAGCATTAAATGGTGAACCAGGTGTCTATTCTGCAAGATATGCAGGATTAGATAAAAATGACCAAGACAATATTAATAAATTATTGAAAAATATGGAAAATATTTCTGATAGAAACGCACAATTTGTATGTGTGATTAGTATGAGTGCACCAAATGGTGAGACGACCCAATTTAAAGGGACAGTAAAAGGCGAAATAACAACAGAACCAATCGGGGATCATGGATTTGGTTATGATCCGATTTTCTATGTACCTTCTTTAAATAAAACAATGGCACAATTGTCAGATGCCGAAAAGGCTAAAATTAGCCATCGAGGTCATGCTATAGAACAATTACAACAATTTTTAGCGGGGGAGAAAAATGAGTAA